GACCTGCCCGGCTGGGTCGTCCACCACAACACCGACCTCTGGCGCGGCGCGGCCCCGATCAACAATTCCAACCACGGCATCTGGCCGCTGGGCAGCGGTTGGCTAGTGCAACACCTCTGGGAGCGCTTCCGCTACACCCAGGACATGGACTTCCTGCGCGACCGGGCTTACCCGGCGATGCGCGACGCCGCTCTCTTTTACTCGCACTACCTCGTCGAAGACCCCGAAACGGGCTGGCTGATCAGCGGCCCCTCCAATTCGCCCGAGCACGGCGGTCTCGTGATGGGCCCGACGATGGACCACCAGATCATCCGCAGCCTCTTCGGCTGGGTGATCGAGGCGGAAGAGATCCTCGGCATCGACGACGGCCTCGCCGCTGAAATCGAGCCCCTGCAGGAGCGCATCGCGCCCAACATGATCGGGCGCTATGGCCAGTTGCAGGAGTGGCTCGAAGACGTGGACGACCCGGACAACGAGCACCGCCACGTCTCCCACCTCTGGGGCGTATTCCCAGGGCAGGACATTACCTGGGACGAGCCGGAAATGATGCAGGCCGCCAAGCAGTCGCTGCTCTATCGCGGCAATGGTGGCACCGGCTGGGCTCTCGGCTGGAAGATCTCGCTCTGGGCGCGCTTCCTCGATGGCCCGCACGCCCACCAGATCCTGATGAATCAGCTCAACTACGTGCGCGACACGCCCGATGGCGCTCTGATTCGTCAGGTCGAAGGCGGCGCCGGGGTCTACCCGAACCTCTTCGACGCGCACCCGCCTTTCCAGATCGACGGTAACTTTGCCGCCACCGCCGGCATCTCCGAGATGCTGATGCAAAGCCACCACGAGGTCGGCTACGGTCGCGGCAAGCAGCAGAAGTTCGAGATCGTGCTGCTGCCTGCGCTGCCCGAGCAATTCCACACCGGCTCCGTGCAGGGCCTGCGTGCCCGCGGCGGCATGGAACTCGATTTTGCCTGGCAAGACTCCGAGCTGCAGGAGCTGACCATCCGCTCCGAAAAGGGTGGGGAAGCCCGCCTGCGCTACGGCGATCAGGTCAAGGACGTGGCGCTCAAGGCTGGCGAAGAAAAGACTTTTGGGCCCGGCCTGCACGACATGCGCCCCTACACCGGAGACGCCTCGCCGCTGGAGTTGTCGCAGCGCATGATGACGGACCTCGTCGACCGCTTCCATGAGTGGGTGCCCGAGGGCCGCGACGTGCCCGCGATGTGGGATTACAGCCTCGCGATCGTGGCCCTGGGTGCAGTCGACCTCACGCAGACCACCGGCGACATGAAGTGGCTTGAATATGCCGAGGGCATCGTGGGCGATTGCCTGCAGGCCGACGGCACGATCAAGGGCTACAAGCACGACCACTTCAACATCGACATGGTCAAGCCAGGTAGCCCCGCGCTCGACCTCTACGGCATCACCAAAGACGAGCGCTACCAGCAGATCGTCGAGATCCTGCGTGGCCAGATGCGCGAACACCCCCGCACCAGCGAGGGCGGCTTCTGGCACAAGCAAGTCTACCCGCACCAGATGTGGCTCGACGGCCTCTACATGGGCTCGCCCTTCCTCGCCCAATACGCGAAGGACTTCAACGAGCCGGAGCTGTTCGACGACGTCGTGCAACAGTTTGTGATCATCGACCGGCACGCCTGGGACGCTGAAAAGCAGCTCCACCACCACGCGTGGGACGAGGCGAAGCAGCAGCCCTGGGCCGACCCCGAGACGGGTCTGTCGTCCAACATCTGGGGCCGCTCGGTCGGCTGGTACGGCATGGCGCTGGTCGATGTGCTGGAGTTCCTGCCCGAAGACCACCCCGGCCGCCCGGTGCTGATCGAGATCCTGACCCGCTGGGCGCTCGGCGTGAAGCGCTGGCAAGACCCGGAGACGGGCCTGTGGTGGCAGGTGATGGATCAAGGGGACCGCCCCGGCAATTATCTTGAGGGCACGGCCTCTTCCCAGTTTGTTTATACCCTGGCCAAGGCGCTGAACAACGGTTGGCTGCCCCGCAACGCCTTTACCGGCGTGCTTGAAGACGGTTGGAACGGCATCCACGACCACCTGCTGGAGGTCGATGCCAAGGGCCGCCTCAGCCTCACCCAGTGCTGCCGCGTGGCCGGCCTCAGCGACGATCGCGACGGCTCCTACCGGTATTATCTCAGCGAGCTGGTCATCAGCAACGACCTCAAAGGCGTCGGCCCCTTCATCCGGGCGGGCGTCGAAATGAACACTTATCTCAATCGCTAGCATCTTTCCCATGAACCTCCCCCGTTACAGCACCCTTCTGTCGCTCGCCGTCTGTGGCTTGAGCGCGGTGACTGCCGATGCGTCCGCCCGTGAGGGCCTGCCCGGCATCCCTGATACCCTCTCCCTCAACGGCGAGTGGCGCTTCCATCTCGCTCTCGATCCCAAGGCCGCCGACGAGTATCGCTGGTTCTTTGAAGAGGGCTACGACGTCTCCGGCTGGGAAACGATCAAGGTGCCCTCCAACTGGAACCTCGAAGGCTTCGAGGAGCCGCACTACGTCGACGGCACGGAGTCCGAGGGCTTCTACGTGAAGACCTTCACAGCCCCGGCGAAGACCGAGAAGGACGTGCGCGCACTGCTCGACTTCGACGGCGTGTGGATGTCGACCGAGGCGTGGCTCAACGGCAAGCGCCTGGGCCAGCACGACAGCGGCTTTACCGGCTTTGCCTTCGACGTGAGCGAGCAAATCAAGTGGGGCGAGGAAAACACCCTTTCGGTGCGCGTGCGCCAGCAGATCCAGCCCGACCAGTGGAAGTTTGACGCCAACGACGACTGGGCGCTGGCCGGTATCTACCGCGATGTCGAAATCGAGTTCTCCCCCCGCGAGATGGTGATGTCGCGCGTGGCGGTCGAGACCGACCTCGACGAACTCTACCAGGACGCCCTGCTCAAGACTCGCATCTTCGTCGAGCGCTGGGACAAGAAGGCGGACTTCTTCGCCGTGTCCGAGCCCTTCGAGCTGCGCGCCATCCTCAAAGATGCCGACGGCAAGGAAGTGAAGGTCGAGTCCAAGACCGTCACCATCACGGGTGCCCACCAAGGCAACGACTTCACGCTGGTGATGGACGTCAACGAGCCCAAGAAGTGGACCGCAGAGACGCCCAACCTCTACGAGCTGACGGTCGAACTCGTCCGCGATGGCGAAGTGTGGGACCGCTGGAGCGACCGTATCGGCTTCCGCGAAGTCTCGACCAAGGGCGGCGTGCTGCGCGTCAACGGCCAGGCCGTGAAGCTGCGCGGCGTGGCCCGTCACGACCAGTTCCCCGACACTGGCCGCGCCACGACCAAGGAGCAGTGGCTGCAGGATATCAAGCTGATGAAGGCCGCCAACATCAACGCCGTCCGCACCGCGCACTATC
This genomic stretch from Verrucomicrobiota bacterium JB022 harbors:
- a CDS encoding glycoside hydrolase family 88 protein; translated protein: MRYLLSFLCASSALQAAPQADSQDLRLWYEQPAAVWTEALPVGNGSLGAMIHGRTDVELVQFNEDTLWSGVPHSYAHEGAAQYVDDLRQLLEQGQQDEAEALANDKFMSVPLRLPMYQAFGNLEIDFGHDGKVSDYLRDLDLETAIASVNYRTAGVRYTRHAFSSYPDNVIVQRFTADKKGRISFTLRFTTPHEQFQVEAQGSDSLLLTGNVGPDKRHVEIGNEHEGMAFAARVKVLAEGGKVTTEGDTLTVSKANAVTILLSGDTNFTHFDELSTDPVAETAKVIEAAAGKSYDALARRHAEDYEPLFDRVDIELGNSEFDTWPTDKRLFRDTKVDDPGLAEIFYQYGRYLLIASSRPGSQPANLQGIWNYQLEPAWGSKYTLNINAEMNYWPAEVANLSELHEPFFDMIDDLQVSGTEVAKVHYDLPGWVVHHNTDLWRGAAPINNSNHGIWPLGSGWLVQHLWERFRYTQDMDFLRDRAYPAMRDAALFYSHYLVEDPETGWLISGPSNSPEHGGLVMGPTMDHQIIRSLFGWVIEAEEILGIDDGLAAEIEPLQERIAPNMIGRYGQLQEWLEDVDDPDNEHRHVSHLWGVFPGQDITWDEPEMMQAAKQSLLYRGNGGTGWALGWKISLWARFLDGPHAHQILMNQLNYVRDTPDGALIRQVEGGAGVYPNLFDAHPPFQIDGNFAATAGISEMLMQSHHEVGYGRGKQQKFEIVLLPALPEQFHTGSVQGLRARGGMELDFAWQDSELQELTIRSEKGGEARLRYGDQVKDVALKAGEEKTFGPGLHDMRPYTGDASPLELSQRMMTDLVDRFHEWVPEGRDVPAMWDYSLAIVALGAVDLTQTTGDMKWLEYAEGIVGDCLQADGTIKGYKHDHFNIDMVKPGSPALDLYGITKDERYQQIVEILRGQMREHPRTSEGGFWHKQVYPHQMWLDGLYMGSPFLAQYAKDFNEPELFDDVVQQFVIIDRHAWDAEKQLHHHAWDEAKQQPWADPETGLSSNIWGRSVGWYGMALVDVLEFLPEDHPGRPVLIEILTRWALGVKRWQDPETGLWWQVMDQGDRPGNYLEGTASSQFVYTLAKALNNGWLPRNAFTGVLEDGWNGIHDHLLEVDAKGRLSLTQCCRVAGLSDDRDGSYRYYLSELVISNDLKGVGPFIRAGVEMNTYLNR